A single region of the Sorghum bicolor cultivar BTx623 chromosome 7, Sorghum_bicolor_NCBIv3, whole genome shotgun sequence genome encodes:
- the LOC8057990 gene encoding fatty acyl-CoA reductase 1 isoform X1: MAANAEAERQFREDMQENFNLMFARMNDLGKIQQEMKSDMTNTTTRLTKCLDDQKLVAQQVLANGDAISQLIQRERPTPPQSVNNSSGLSKEEDVDSFQNEFATGSGPSHRRHRGSHRHHRPHNDRNSMPHHAIPKMQFPFFDGTQPKIWLDKCTRYFKIYNMEKKLWVEAASMHLQENAAKWWQVYQLQHPDVKWKKFAEDIQSKFGNDDHRSAMSELLDLRQTTTVEDYASQFQSLQYDVTMHEGHDDPVFFATQFVKGLREDIRAVVEPQVPTTVDRAVIIAKIQQKVVDRSKLKGPAKPMAPKPFAAKPEAKQATTYTNLWRDKQLRDYRKANNLCYSCGEKYEPGHAEVCSKRVLVEKILRVQPDVNKIYLLVRGTNESSAKQRVQQEVIGTDLFGKLREKHGDVFQQFIQDKIVALPGDIICDNLGLETPKLETLAKDIDIIVNIAATTNFYERYDVSLDVNVMGVKHLCQFAQQCSNLKMFMHVSTAYVCGDRDGLILENPIQPGESRREGRYLDVDAELRLVSEAKKELMADASRHELKTTETKAMKELGLQRARHFGWSNTYVFTKAMGEMLLLEELQLRGTTDMAPVVIMRPSIITSVLADPLPGWMQGTRTIDTLIIGYAKQNLSCFLADLGLVMDVIPGDMVANAMMAAMVAHSEEAAAVPPPVYHVTSSLRNPVTYSVLYESGRRHFYPNPRVGKDGKVIPTREMRFFPTVAQFHLYMMLTFKLPLEILHLVNLLLCGLFSRLYNDLNRKYKFVMHLVDVYAPFALFKGCFDDMNLERLRLTITMKTPEDHMFNFDTKIIDWDDYFTRIHIPGVLKYLCK; the protein is encoded by the exons ATGGCTGCTAACGCTGAGGCTGAGCGGCAGTTCCGTGAGGATATGCAGGAGAATTTTAATCTCATGTTTGCCAGGATGAATGATCTGGGTAAAATTCAACAGGAGATGAAATCAGATATGACCAACACCACCACTCGACTGACTAAGTGTCTGGATGATCAGAAGCTTGTGGCTCAGCAAGTGTTGGCTAATGGGGATGCTATTTCTCAATTGATTCAAAGAGAGCGGCCAACACCACCGCAGTCTGTCAACAACAGTTCTGGCCTCTCTAAGGAGGAGGATGTGGACTCATTCCAGAATGAGTTTGCTACTGGCAGTGGACCTTCTCATCGCAGACATAGAGGCTCTCATCGACATCACCGTCCTCACAATGATAGGAACTCCATGCCTCATCATGCTATTCCCAAGATGCAGTTTCCCTTCTTTGATGGCACTCAACCAAAAATTTGGCTAGACAAGTGCACCAGATACTTCAAGATTTACAACATGGAGAAGAAACTGTGGGTGGAAGCAGCCTCTATGCATCTTCAGGAGAATGCAGCTAAGTGGTGGCAAGTATATCAGCTTCAGCATCCTGATGTCAAGTGGAAGAAATTTGCTGAGGATATACAGTCCAAGTTTGGCAATGATGATCACAGATCTGCAATGAGTGAGCTCCTGGATTTGAGGCAAACCACTACTGTTGAAGATTATGCCTCTCAGTTTCAGTCCTTGCAGTATGATGTTACTATGCATGAGGGTCATGATGATCCTGTATTCTTTGCAACTCAGTTTGTCAAAGGTCTTCGAGAGGACATCAGAGCAGTGGTAGAGCCTCAAGTACCTACAACTGTGGATAGAGCTGTCATTATTGCTAAAATCCAACAGAAAGTTGTGGATCGCAGCAAGCTTAAGGGTCCAGCTAAGCCCATGGCTCCTAAACCTTTTGCTGCCAAACCTGAAGCTAAACAAGCCACTACATATACCAATCTTTGGAGAGACAAGCAACTCCGGGACTACAGAAAGGCCAACAACCTTTGCTATTCTTGTGGTGAGAAATATGAACCTGGTCATGCCGAGGTCTGCAGTAAAAGAG ttcttgtggagaagatactCCGGGTGCAGCCTGATGTCAACAAGATCTACCTTCTTGTACGAGGGACGAACGAGTCATCTGCAAAGCAACGCGTCCAACAAGAG gtgaTTGGCACCGATCTGTTCGGCAAGCTGAGAGAGAAGCACGGCGACGTGTTCCAGCAGTTCATCCAGGACAAGATTGTTGCCTTGCCTGGGGACATCATCTGCGACAACCTGGGATTAGAAACTCCTAAGCTGGAGACTCTGGCCAAGGACATAGACATCATTGTCAACATTGCGGCAACCACCAACTTCTATGAAAG ATATGATGTCTCGTTGGATGTGAACGTGATGGGGGTGAAGCACCTTTGCCAGTTCGCCCAGCAGTGCTCCAACCTCAAGATGTTTATGCATGTCTCCACTG CTTATGTCTGCGGCGACAGGGACGGGCTCATCCTGGAGAATCCCATCCAACCCGGCGAGTCTCGGCGGGAGGGCAGGTACCTCGACGTCGACGCCGAGCTGCGGCTCGTCAGCGAAGCCAAGAAGGAGCTCATGGCGGACGCCAGCCGTCATGAGCTGAAGACGACGGAGACGAAGGCGATGAAGGAGCTGGGCCTCCAGAGGGCTCGCCACTTCGGGTGGTCCAACACGTACGTCTTCACCAAGGCCATGGGCGAGATGCTGCTGCTGGAGGAGCTGCAGCTCCGGGGGACGACGGACATGGCGCCCGTGGTGATCATGCGCCCTAGCATCATCACCAGCGTGCTGGCAGACCCGCTGCCCGGGTGGATGCAGGGCACCCGCACCATCGACACGCTCATCATCGGGTACGCCAAGCAGAACCTGTCGTGCTTCCTCGCCGACCTGGGACTCGTCATGGACGTCATCCCGGGGGACATGGTGGCCAACGCCATGATGGCGGCCATGGTGGCGCActcggaggaggcggcggcggtacCACCGCCGGTGTACCACGTCACCTCGTCGCTGCGCAACCCGGTCACCTACTCCGTGCTGTACGAGTCCGGCCGCCGGCACTTCTACCCGAACCCGCGCGTGGGGAAGGACGGCAAGGTCATCCCCACCAGGGAGATGCGTTTTTTCCCCACCGTTGCGCAGTTCCACCTCTACATGATGCTCACCTTCAAGCTGCCTCTAGAG ATTCTGCACTTGGTGAATCTGCTGCTTTGTGGGCTCTTCTCGCGGCTTTACAACGACCTCAACCGCAAGTACAAGTTTGTGATGCATCTTGTTGATGTCTACGCACCCTTCGCCTTGTTCAAAGGATG
- the LOC8057990 gene encoding fatty acyl-CoA reductase 1 isoform X2: protein MYESMDAARIVAYFKGKRILITGATGFLGKILVEKILRVQPDVNKIYLLVRGTNESSAKQRVQQEVIGTDLFGKLREKHGDVFQQFIQDKIVALPGDIICDNLGLETPKLETLAKDIDIIVNIAATTNFYERYDVSLDVNVMGVKHLCQFAQQCSNLKMFMHVSTAYVCGDRDGLILENPIQPGESRREGRYLDVDAELRLVSEAKKELMADASRHELKTTETKAMKELGLQRARHFGWSNTYVFTKAMGEMLLLEELQLRGTTDMAPVVIMRPSIITSVLADPLPGWMQGTRTIDTLIIGYAKQNLSCFLADLGLVMDVIPGDMVANAMMAAMVAHSEEAAAVPPPVYHVTSSLRNPVTYSVLYESGRRHFYPNPRVGKDGKVIPTREMRFFPTVAQFHLYMMLTFKLPLEILHLVNLLLCGLFSRLYNDLNRKYKFVMHLVDVYAPFALFKGCFDDMNLERLRLTITMKTPEDHMFNFDTKIIDWDDYFTRIHIPGVLKYLCK, encoded by the exons ATGTACGAGAGCATGGACGCGGCGAGGATCGTAGCGTATTTCAAGGGCAAGAGAATCCTCATCACTGGCGCAACTGGCTTTCTTGGGAAGA ttcttgtggagaagatactCCGGGTGCAGCCTGATGTCAACAAGATCTACCTTCTTGTACGAGGGACGAACGAGTCATCTGCAAAGCAACGCGTCCAACAAGAG gtgaTTGGCACCGATCTGTTCGGCAAGCTGAGAGAGAAGCACGGCGACGTGTTCCAGCAGTTCATCCAGGACAAGATTGTTGCCTTGCCTGGGGACATCATCTGCGACAACCTGGGATTAGAAACTCCTAAGCTGGAGACTCTGGCCAAGGACATAGACATCATTGTCAACATTGCGGCAACCACCAACTTCTATGAAAG ATATGATGTCTCGTTGGATGTGAACGTGATGGGGGTGAAGCACCTTTGCCAGTTCGCCCAGCAGTGCTCCAACCTCAAGATGTTTATGCATGTCTCCACTG CTTATGTCTGCGGCGACAGGGACGGGCTCATCCTGGAGAATCCCATCCAACCCGGCGAGTCTCGGCGGGAGGGCAGGTACCTCGACGTCGACGCCGAGCTGCGGCTCGTCAGCGAAGCCAAGAAGGAGCTCATGGCGGACGCCAGCCGTCATGAGCTGAAGACGACGGAGACGAAGGCGATGAAGGAGCTGGGCCTCCAGAGGGCTCGCCACTTCGGGTGGTCCAACACGTACGTCTTCACCAAGGCCATGGGCGAGATGCTGCTGCTGGAGGAGCTGCAGCTCCGGGGGACGACGGACATGGCGCCCGTGGTGATCATGCGCCCTAGCATCATCACCAGCGTGCTGGCAGACCCGCTGCCCGGGTGGATGCAGGGCACCCGCACCATCGACACGCTCATCATCGGGTACGCCAAGCAGAACCTGTCGTGCTTCCTCGCCGACCTGGGACTCGTCATGGACGTCATCCCGGGGGACATGGTGGCCAACGCCATGATGGCGGCCATGGTGGCGCActcggaggaggcggcggcggtacCACCGCCGGTGTACCACGTCACCTCGTCGCTGCGCAACCCGGTCACCTACTCCGTGCTGTACGAGTCCGGCCGCCGGCACTTCTACCCGAACCCGCGCGTGGGGAAGGACGGCAAGGTCATCCCCACCAGGGAGATGCGTTTTTTCCCCACCGTTGCGCAGTTCCACCTCTACATGATGCTCACCTTCAAGCTGCCTCTAGAG ATTCTGCACTTGGTGAATCTGCTGCTTTGTGGGCTCTTCTCGCGGCTTTACAACGACCTCAACCGCAAGTACAAGTTTGTGATGCATCTTGTTGATGTCTACGCACCCTTCGCCTTGTTCAAAGGATG